AAAAATGAAATTAAATCAATATTAGGTGAGGGCTGGGCAGAGTCGACATATGGGTCAGTAGGTAATGGTTGGAAATTTACTAATGAAGGAGATGGAATGGTATTTTTCCATCCCGGAGACGGAATACATGGGGGTTCCTATTATGGATTTTCCACAGGTGATACTGGTAAAGTGAAAATAGTTGGGGAAGATTATATAGATTTCTCAAATGATAAAGCAACAATTATAAAATTTGGTGGTGAATAAAATTTGAAAAAAATAACTTTAGGTAGAAAGTTTGATTGGTTCATAGATACTTTAGAGAAAAGCGGTATGTTTATTTTAGAATTATCTAATGAAGAAATAGAAACTTTCATTTTCGAAGATTTAATAGTTGGTGTTACCTCTTTTTTTAGTAAAAATAATTTAATTGAACTGAAAGAGAATGGGCTAATTGATGAAGATATTGAAAAAAATGCTTATCTTCTTAGAAACAAAGTGCTAAATATTGATAATACAAGCTTGTGGAATATTAATAGCGTGAAACAAAGTTCAGAGTGGCTAGATATATTTAGATTGTCTGATGATTTGAAAAATAAGCTTCACGAAAGATGGTCTGATGAAGAAATAGAATACTTGAAAACAATTTAATAAAGTACATTATCACAAGATTGATAATCAAGCTAGAAAGTAATAAATATACTAATTAATCAAGTTACGAATAGCTACTAACAAAAGTTAACAGAGGGAATAAAACGATATTAGTGAAGACTAGTATCATGATTTGCAAAATATCGCTACTGTATCTTTTCGTTCAGTTGTTCCAATGAGGTCAAAACATCTTGGAATTAGAAATGAAACAGGCCACCTTGATTTCGAACAAAGCCATGACTAGTTTTTCCATGCGTTAGATAAATTCATTCGGTCGATCAGACGTGTGGTACAAGAGTTGTTACATCAGGTTACTTTTAACGAGCAAACCAGCACATTTACTTTACCAAAAAGCACGAGTTCTTTCCTGCAATCAATGAAAAAGGTGAAGTTGAAAGTATCTGGGTATCGCAGCAAATTGGGCGCGACGTAGTGAAAGCCTTTAACAATCTATTAGCCTATACATTAGCCAATAAAGGAACACATCAAGATGATAAAAATCGTATTGCAATAGCTGTTTCAGGGAATAATATTGTAGAAAAAGAAAAAGTAATGCATATTGTAGATGAAGTAGGTTTTGATGTTGTAGATAATGGGGATTTAAACAACTCATGGAGAGCACAACCTGGGACACCTGCTTATTGTACTGAACTGACAAAAGAAGAATTAAAAGAAGCGCTAGAAAAAGCTAACAAAGAAAAAGCTCCGTCACTTAGAGAGAAAGTCATTGCTAGCTTTTCACCCGATTTTAACCATGAAGATATTGTTAATTTGAATAGAAAAATCTATAATGAAAAATAGCTAAATTCTCAAAAAGAAATCAGTCAGTAAGATTGGTTTCTTTTTTTGGTTGAATGACTTTTAAATAGATACCAGCCTGACTTTTTTGAGTTGCCACCCGATTCATTTTCCGCACTTTTTCAGAAATATCCGCCACAGGAATAAGTAGACCGTTCACTAAAACAGATGGATTAATCAATCGTGTTTTTTTCTTTTGATGAAAAGTATAATCTGAATGGTTTTCCTCTAAACGAACGTCACTCCAAAGGACTTGAATTTGTTCTTTTACATCTGGATTTTGCATTAATTTAGCCAATAGTTCTGCATCTGTTAGCTGGAAATCAGCAGTTGTGATTGTTTCTTGCTGTAAAGCCAATCGAAGTGCAATCGCTAAAATCTCATTGGCAAATATATTCAGTGGATCATAAAAATAATCAATTACTTCCGAATAATATTGTTCTACAAACCATTCTGCAGTAGGTACATCCGTCAAATAAATCTGTCCATTTATAACTACTAATTTATCCAAAAAATATGTTGCTTCTGCCAAACTGATTTTTTCATGCCGATACAAGTCAACTAATGTATAATCAATCCGGTCCGCACA
The nucleotide sequence above comes from Listeria ivanovii subsp. londoniensis. Encoded proteins:
- a CDS encoding HD domain-containing protein, yielding MKITNPIYGTFEIEKVLEELIASPSVTRLGEIHQGGASYLVNPLWNVTRLEHSIGVMLFIRRFGGSLEEQIAGLLHDVSHTAFSHTVDEALKLEKEDYHEQIFKDFVKKSTIPTILEKYGYSYEKILADISKWKILEQEAPELCADRIDYTLVDLYRHEKISLAEATYFLDKLVVINGQIYLTDVPTAEWFVEQYYSEVIDYFYDPLNIFANEILAIALRLALQQETITTADFQLTDAELLAKLMQNPDVKEQIQVLWSDVRLEENHSDYTFHQKKKTRLINPSVLVNGLLIPVADISEKVRKMNRVATQKSQAGIYLKVIQPKKETNLTD